One Polaribacter sp. KT25b DNA segment encodes these proteins:
- a CDS encoding ATP-dependent helicase, with protein sequence MNTYLNTLNEAQKQAVIQKDGPMIIIAGAGSGKTRVLTYRIAHLMQQGVDSFNILSLTFTNKAAKEMKARIAGVVGASEAKNLWMGTFHSVFARILRSEADKLGFPSNFTIYDSQDSVRLITAIIKEMNLDKERYKAKQILGRISSFKNSLITVRAYFNNSDLQEADLHASRPKVGDIYKEYVDRCFKSGAMDFDDLLLRTNELLARFPDVLAKYQDRFRYIMVDEYQDTNHSQYIIVRSLADKFGNICVVGDDSQSIYSFRGANIQNILNFQKDYPDVKTFKLEQNYRSTKNIVNAANSVIERNKTKLDKEVWTSNDDGDSINVMRTISDGEEGRFVAQSIWENQMNHQLSSDDFCVLYRTNSQSRAIEDALRKKGIDYKIYGGISFYQRKEIKDILSYLRILINPNDEEAFKRIINYPARGIGATTIDKLTIAANHYKKSIFEIIKYINKIDISINSGTKNKLQNFMNMMLRLQIESQTKNAFEIAETVVKETKLIKDLEKDGTPESVSKVENVQELLNGIKDFITDKIEQGEDASLTTFLEDVALATDFDAKTDDDKPTVSLMTIHQSKGLEYMYVYIVGLEENLFPSAMSMNTRSELEEERRLFYVALTRAEKVAYLTYAQTRYRWGKLVDAEPSRFLEEIDDQYLNYITPKSTNPTINNFIDKSIFDDAPKGIRFQKPIQRKKMERDLVKKKEIVIPKNMKKVSQTSAKANLFDGKVVVGNIVEHNRFGTGEVLSLEGNGPNKKAEIKFGTVGKKKLLLQFAKLRVIG encoded by the coding sequence TTGAATACGTATTTAAATACTTTAAATGAAGCGCAGAAACAAGCTGTAATTCAGAAAGATGGACCAATGATAATTATTGCTGGTGCAGGTTCTGGAAAAACACGAGTTTTAACATACAGAATTGCACATTTAATGCAGCAAGGTGTAGATTCTTTTAATATTCTATCATTAACATTTACCAACAAAGCTGCCAAAGAAATGAAAGCAAGAATTGCAGGTGTTGTTGGTGCAAGCGAAGCTAAAAATTTATGGATGGGAACTTTCCACTCCGTTTTTGCTAGAATTTTACGTTCTGAAGCAGATAAATTAGGCTTTCCATCAAACTTTACAATTTACGATTCGCAAGATTCGGTTCGTTTAATAACTGCAATTATTAAAGAAATGAATTTGGATAAAGAGCGATATAAAGCGAAACAAATTTTAGGTAGAATTTCATCCTTTAAAAATAGCTTAATTACAGTAAGAGCGTATTTTAATAATTCTGATTTACAAGAAGCAGATCTACATGCAAGCAGACCAAAAGTTGGTGATATTTACAAAGAATATGTAGACAGATGTTTTAAATCTGGCGCAATGGATTTTGATGATTTATTACTAAGAACTAACGAGTTATTGGCGCGTTTTCCAGATGTTTTGGCAAAATATCAAGATCGTTTTAGATATATTATGGTCGATGAGTATCAAGATACAAACCACTCGCAATATATAATTGTAAGATCTTTGGCAGATAAATTTGGAAATATTTGTGTGGTTGGTGATGATTCTCAAAGTATTTATAGCTTTAGGGGGGCAAATATTCAGAATATTTTAAATTTTCAAAAAGATTATCCTGATGTAAAAACCTTTAAACTAGAACAAAATTATCGTTCAACAAAAAACATTGTAAACGCAGCAAATTCTGTTATAGAAAGAAATAAAACTAAATTAGATAAAGAAGTTTGGACAAGTAATGATGATGGAGATTCTATAAACGTAATGCGCACAATTTCTGATGGAGAAGAAGGGCGTTTTGTGGCACAATCTATTTGGGAAAACCAAATGAATCATCAATTAAGTTCAGATGATTTTTGTGTTTTATATAGAACAAATTCGCAATCTAGAGCTATTGAAGATGCTTTGCGTAAAAAAGGAATCGATTATAAAATTTATGGTGGAATTTCTTTTTATCAGCGTAAAGAAATTAAAGATATTTTATCTTATTTACGAATTTTAATCAACCCGAATGATGAAGAAGCTTTTAAAAGAATTATCAATTATCCGGCAAGAGGAATTGGTGCAACAACTATAGATAAGCTAACAATAGCTGCGAATCATTATAAAAAATCTATTTTCGAAATTATAAAATATATTAATAAAATAGATATCAGTATCAATTCTGGAACAAAAAATAAGCTTCAGAATTTTATGAATATGATGTTGCGTTTGCAAATAGAATCGCAAACAAAAAATGCTTTCGAAATTGCAGAAACTGTTGTAAAAGAAACTAAGTTAATTAAAGATTTAGAAAAAGATGGAACTCCAGAAAGTGTTAGTAAAGTAGAAAATGTTCAAGAACTTTTAAACGGAATTAAAGATTTTATTACGGATAAAATTGAACAAGGAGAAGATGCATCTTTAACTACGTTTTTAGAAGATGTTGCACTAGCTACAGATTTTGATGCTAAAACAGATGATGATAAACCAACCGTGTCTTTAATGACCATTCATCAATCTAAAGGATTAGAATACATGTATGTTTATATTGTTGGTTTAGAAGAAAATTTATTTCCATCAGCAATGAGCATGAATACCAGAAGTGAGTTAGAAGAGGAGCGAAGGTTGTTTTATGTGGCGTTAACAAGAGCAGAAAAAGTGGCATATTTAACCTATGCGCAAACACGTTATAGATGGGGTAAATTAGTAGATGCTGAGCCAAGTAGATTTTTAGAAGAAATCGATGATCAATATTTAAATTATATTACGCCTAAATCTACAAATCCAACAATAAATAATTTTATTGATAAAAGTATTTTTGATGATGCTCCTAAAGGAATTCGTTTTCAAAAACCAATTCAGCGTAAAAAAATGGAACGTGATTTGGTTAAAAAGAAAGAAATTGTCATTCCAAAAAACATGAAAAAAGTTTCTCAAACATCAGCTAAAGCTAATTTGTTTGATGGTAAAGTTGTAGTTGGTAATATTGTAGAACATAATAGATTTGGTACTGGAGAAGTACTTTCTTTAGAAGGAAATGGGCCAAATAAAAAAGCAGAAATTAAATTTGGTACAGTTGGTAAAAAGAAATTATTACTACAATTTGCCAAATTAAGAGTTATTGGTTAA
- a CDS encoding SatD family protein — protein MTSILTGDIINSRKNDELFWMKTLKGTLDTFGESPKYWQIYRGDSFQLEIENCENAFYAALKLKSHLKSSENIDVRIGIGIGKKEFNVDKITESNGEAFINSGYAFDNYLKKQTIAIKTPWQEVDEELNIEFDLALLTMDSWTKNSAEVFKLSLESKNRTQKEIAEILGITQGSVSERYKRSGFESIMKLEKRFRKLIIQNKNE, from the coding sequence ATGACTAGCATTTTAACAGGTGATATTATCAATTCTAGAAAAAATGATGAACTTTTTTGGATGAAAACCTTAAAAGGAACCTTAGATACTTTTGGAGAATCTCCTAAATATTGGCAGATTTACAGAGGTGATAGTTTTCAATTAGAAATAGAAAATTGTGAAAATGCTTTTTATGCTGCTTTAAAATTAAAATCTCATTTAAAATCATCAGAAAATATTGATGTTAGAATTGGCATCGGAATTGGTAAAAAAGAGTTTAATGTTGATAAAATTACAGAATCGAATGGCGAAGCATTTATAAATTCGGGTTACGCTTTTGACAACTATTTAAAGAAGCAAACAATTGCCATAAAAACTCCTTGGCAAGAAGTTGATGAGGAATTAAATATTGAATTCGACTTAGCTTTATTAACTATGGATTCTTGGACAAAAAATTCTGCAGAAGTTTTTAAACTGTCTTTAGAATCAAAAAATAGAACTCAAAAAGAAATAGCAGAAATTTTAGGAATTACTCAAGGTAGCGTAAGTGAACGTTATAAAAGATCTGGTTTTGAATCCATTATGAAATTAGAAAAACGCTTTAGAAAATTAATCATTCAAAATAAAAATGAATAA
- a CDS encoding DUF3307 domain-containing protein → MILFLKFLLAHILGDFVFQSEKWVKNKEEMKVKSVKLYVHIAVHAFLLLLILQFNLKEYWLGFLLIITSHYIIDVLKLYLQKKKTKRIWFFVDQILHLLTLFLISTLYTDFSISIENFFTDKLLLLFIFILLASSVSAIIIKIIITQWNPEKKTENDDSLAKAGRYIGILERLFVFIFVITNHWEAIGFLLAAKSVFRFGDLTSSKDRKLTEYILIGTLLSFGFAILLGVLYLYVLNAL, encoded by the coding sequence ATGATTCTATTTTTGAAATTTTTATTGGCACATATCTTAGGCGATTTTGTTTTTCAATCAGAAAAATGGGTAAAAAACAAAGAAGAAATGAAAGTGAAATCAGTAAAATTGTACGTTCATATTGCTGTTCACGCTTTTTTATTATTACTAATTCTTCAATTTAATTTAAAGGAATATTGGTTAGGATTTCTGCTAATCATTACTTCTCATTATATAATTGATGTACTAAAACTGTATCTTCAGAAAAAGAAAACAAAACGAATTTGGTTTTTTGTTGATCAAATTTTACATCTTTTAACCTTATTTTTAATAAGTACTTTATATACTGATTTTTCAATATCCATAGAAAACTTCTTTACTGATAAACTTCTATTATTATTCATTTTTATTCTACTAGCAAGCTCTGTATCAGCAATTATCATCAAAATAATTATTACACAATGGAATCCTGAAAAGAAAACAGAAAATGATGATTCTCTTGCTAAAGCAGGTCGTTATATAGGTATTTTAGAACGGTTATTTGTCTTTATTTTTGTGATTACAAATCACTGGGAAGCCATTGGTTTCTTGTTAGCTGCTAAATCTGTTTTTAGATTTGGAGATTTAACGTCATCAAAAGATAGAAAACTAACAGAATATATTTTAATAGGAACTTTATTAAGTTTTGGGTTTGCTATACTTTTAGGAGTTCTATATTTGTATGTTTTAAACGCATTGTAA
- a CDS encoding YncE family protein: MKITKSIFKLFLISLVFTSCSNNEEEFPEISGNYKDGVIVSAEGSFGNKDGSISYVNENLNRLATNFMYTGVNEAQLGGLIQSMAFSDDEALIVLNDVNTIVVVDRITFEKKYEITSGLDNPRYIAIVDDKAYVTNWGPDTFNTNDDYLAVINLTTGTLEASTISLSYGVEQIVANNNKLYVTHTGAWSSNNIVSVVDLSAGNAVTEIEVNDNPDDIIVDNSGNLIVLCEGNTLYNADWSVAGITTSSISFINTSTNTVTNKIEFADQEKASLLSYENGTIYYYKGADSTVYSINESATTLATSGINTGSIYGMSVKDNKLFTTSYSFTALSKLMVTDLSTKEAIYTSPVGLGASKIYFN; encoded by the coding sequence ATGAAGATTACAAAATCAATTTTTAAACTATTCTTAATTAGTTTAGTTTTTACATCATGTTCAAATAATGAAGAAGAATTCCCAGAAATATCGGGTAATTATAAAGACGGAGTTATTGTTAGTGCAGAAGGTAGTTTTGGTAATAAAGATGGTTCTATTTCTTATGTAAATGAGAACTTAAATAGATTGGCAACTAATTTTATGTATACAGGTGTAAATGAAGCACAATTAGGTGGTTTAATTCAGTCTATGGCTTTTAGTGATGATGAAGCATTAATTGTTTTAAATGACGTTAATACTATTGTAGTTGTAGATAGAATTACTTTTGAAAAAAAGTATGAAATAACATCTGGTTTAGATAACCCAAGATATATAGCAATTGTTGACGATAAAGCATATGTTACAAATTGGGGACCTGATACTTTTAATACAAATGATGATTATTTAGCTGTTATTAACTTAACTACAGGTACTTTAGAAGCGTCAACTATTTCTTTAAGTTATGGTGTAGAGCAAATAGTAGCTAATAACAATAAGTTATATGTTACTCACACAGGTGCATGGTCTTCTAATAATATTGTTTCTGTTGTAGATTTATCAGCAGGAAATGCAGTTACTGAAATAGAAGTAAATGATAATCCAGATGATATTATTGTAGATAATTCTGGTAATTTAATTGTTTTATGTGAAGGAAACACGCTTTATAATGCAGATTGGTCAGTAGCAGGTATCACTACTTCTTCAATTTCATTCATAAACACATCAACAAATACAGTTACAAATAAAATAGAGTTTGCCGATCAAGAAAAAGCATCTTTATTGTCTTATGAAAACGGTACTATATACTATTATAAAGGTGCTGATAGTACTGTATATTCTATTAATGAATCTGCTACTACTTTAGCAACATCTGGTATAAATACTGGTAGTATTTATGGTATGTCTGTTAAAGATAATAAGTTATTTACTACAAGTTATAGTTTTACAGCTTTAAGTAAATTAATGGTTACAGATTTATCTACAAAAGAAGCAATATATACATCACCAGTAGGTTTAGGTGCTTCAAAAATCTATTTTAATTAA
- a CDS encoding TonB-dependent siderophore receptor, with protein MKRGVLFTVFFIITHTVLSQNDSIRNILKEIVVVTKIEEANKVIGQKKIELGSIQIIKNPINFTNLLRFNSPISFRDYGNGGVSTARFRGTSASNTAVLWNGISINAMGSGQTDFNSLSASISDEIIVNSGGGSVDYGSGAIGGTVHLNDNLSFKKHKDFNLFSSYGSFNTTSNFFKAHIGTGKWAVKFAATLNYSDNDYTFIDTRYKNNDGSFLKNENGVYKNYGVNFSVGYKFSNKNKLYFYTTGYYGDRLFSDGLPNPSAGSERNEDFNQRNLLKWTSSFSNFTQTLNVAYLTQEYRYYDDKNASDFVFGKSKNYNFNYNLKYRFSNYFKVLTSFIYDENIGTTNDILSKKRTFFAALAKVTYKPTEKLTTAVSFRKESNSDFEVPLLVSVAAEQELSNSLLLKANLSTNYRIPTFNELYWPVVGNLDLIPEESVQGELGATFKKKNLKITSSLFYIHLKNKILWLPTVFSNLWRPKNVGDVTHSGVETAIKLSKKINKHSFNFSTNYTFTMAKNKETDTFLPYAPKHLLNFNFEYDYKKMSFFMQHLYQSKVYTNEINLDFYSLESLNVTNFGSDLKVFENKKNTIKIGFKVNNIFNNVYYFSNLRPMPGRNYNINLNYKF; from the coding sequence ATGAAGAGAGGCGTACTTTTTACTGTATTTTTTATTATTACCCATACTGTTTTGTCTCAAAATGATTCGATAAGAAATATTTTGAAAGAGATTGTTGTGGTAACTAAAATAGAAGAAGCAAATAAAGTAATTGGCCAAAAAAAAATAGAATTAGGATCAATTCAAATTATTAAAAACCCTATAAACTTTACTAATTTATTAAGATTTAACAGCCCTATTTCTTTTAGAGATTATGGAAACGGAGGTGTTAGTACTGCGCGCTTTAGAGGTACTTCTGCATCTAATACGGCTGTTTTATGGAACGGGATTTCTATTAACGCAATGGGTAGTGGTCAAACAGATTTTAACTCATTATCTGCAAGTATTTCAGATGAAATTATTGTTAATAGTGGAGGTGGAAGTGTAGATTATGGTTCTGGTGCTATTGGTGGTACGGTACATTTGAACGACAATTTATCGTTTAAAAAACATAAAGATTTTAATTTATTTTCTTCTTACGGCAGTTTTAATACTACTTCTAATTTCTTTAAAGCACATATTGGTACTGGTAAATGGGCTGTTAAATTTGCAGCAACTTTAAATTATTCTGATAACGATTATACTTTTATAGACACTCGTTATAAAAATAATGACGGTAGTTTTTTGAAAAATGAAAATGGAGTTTATAAAAATTATGGAGTAAACTTTAGTGTAGGATATAAATTCTCTAATAAAAATAAGCTTTATTTTTATACAACGGGTTATTATGGAGATCGTTTGTTTTCTGATGGATTACCAAATCCATCCGCTGGAAGCGAAAGAAATGAAGATTTTAACCAGAGAAATTTATTAAAATGGACATCTTCTTTTTCTAATTTTACACAGACGTTAAATGTTGCTTATTTAACACAAGAATATAGATATTATGATGATAAAAATGCATCAGATTTTGTTTTTGGAAAATCAAAAAACTATAACTTTAATTATAATTTAAAATATCGATTTTCTAATTATTTTAAAGTACTTACTTCTTTTATTTATGATGAAAACATAGGTACTACTAATGATATTTTATCCAAAAAAAGAACATTTTTTGCTGCTTTAGCAAAAGTAACATATAAACCAACTGAAAAATTAACAACAGCAGTTAGTTTTAGAAAAGAATCTAATTCAGATTTTGAAGTTCCTTTATTAGTTTCGGTTGCTGCAGAACAAGAATTAAGTAATAGTTTACTGTTAAAAGCAAATTTATCTACAAATTATAGAATACCTACTTTTAATGAATTGTATTGGCCGGTGGTAGGTAATTTAGATTTAATACCAGAGGAATCTGTTCAGGGAGAACTAGGCGCTACTTTTAAGAAAAAGAATCTAAAAATTACTTCTTCACTTTTTTATATTCATTTAAAAAATAAAATTTTATGGTTACCTACTGTGTTTTCTAACTTATGGAGACCAAAAAATGTAGGAGATGTTACACATAGTGGAGTTGAAACTGCCATAAAATTATCTAAAAAAATTAATAAGCATTCTTTTAATTTTTCTACAAATTATACGTTTACGATGGCAAAAAATAAAGAAACGGATACTTTTTTGCCCTATGCGCCAAAACATCTGTTAAATTTCAATTTTGAGTATGACTATAAAAAAATGTCTTTTTTTATGCAGCATTTATATCAAAGTAAAGTATATACAAATGAAATTAATTTAGACTTTTATTCATTAGAATCTTTAAATGTTACCAATTTTGGTAGTGATTTAAAGGTGTTTGAAAATAAAAAAAATACAATAAAAATAGGTTTTAAAGTAAATAATATATTTAATAATGTGTATTATTTTTCAAATTTACGTCCTATGCCTGGAAGAAATTATAATATTAATTTAAACTATAAATTTTAA
- a CDS encoding helix-turn-helix domain-containing protein — protein MKTQNEHCRKKTYEKVTLELKLLVVDQIQNGQISTNFASKKYDIPRTTIGYWIKKYSTLVQQNTGMSKINEIKKLKERIEALEFIKDFQQDIIADMEIITGVDLSKKSLPKTLVKEIELKKKNRLKESGSMNVLGLVNKPSTKDVKSKKSNK, from the coding sequence ATGAAAACACAAAATGAACACTGCCGAAAAAAAACTTACGAAAAAGTAACTTTAGAGCTTAAATTATTAGTCGTTGACCAAATTCAAAATGGTCAGATCTCAACCAACTTCGCTTCTAAAAAATATGACATTCCTAGAACTACCATTGGCTATTGGATTAAAAAATATAGTACTTTAGTGCAACAAAATACAGGAATGAGCAAAATAAACGAAATAAAAAAATTAAAGGAACGTATTGAAGCCCTTGAGTTTATCAAAGACTTTCAGCAAGATATTATTGCCGATATGGAAATCATTACAGGAGTCGATTTATCAAAAAAGTCGCTGCCCAAAACATTAGTAAAAGAGATAGAGCTAAAAAAGAAAAACCGTTTAAAAGAAAGTGGTTCTATGAATGTTTTGGGATTAGTAAACAAGCCTTCTACAAAAGATGTAAAGAGCAAGAAATCAAACAAATAA
- a CDS encoding IS3 family transposase — translation MSKQAFYKRCKEQEIKQINYDKLIVMVLDYRKKVGMRTGGIKLYDELKSDFIKQNIKMGRDKFYDFLRLHNLLVPKLKNYVTTTDSNHQFRKYKNLIKDQVPNRPEQLWVTDITYIKTENGHNYLAIVTDAYSKQIMGYKLDNNMKTSLCTEALAMAIKNRKYPNEKLIHHSDRGFQYCNPKYTAFAEENGMIMSMTEQYDPYENAIAERINRTLKYEYGLRNCIKNTAIAQEITKQAVDIYNNLRKHFSLDLRNPADVHLNPNIKYKSYRKNKVNLPELKI, via the coding sequence ATTAGTAAACAAGCCTTCTACAAAAGATGTAAAGAGCAAGAAATCAAACAAATAAATTATGATAAACTTATTGTAATGGTACTAGATTATCGCAAAAAAGTAGGCATGAGAACTGGTGGTATTAAGCTGTATGATGAACTAAAATCTGACTTCATAAAACAAAACATAAAGATGGGAAGAGATAAATTTTACGACTTTTTAAGGCTCCATAATTTGCTCGTCCCTAAGCTTAAAAATTACGTGACAACAACAGATTCGAATCATCAATTTAGAAAATATAAAAACCTGATTAAAGACCAAGTGCCTAATAGACCAGAACAACTCTGGGTAACCGATATAACATACATTAAAACAGAAAATGGACACAATTATCTAGCAATCGTAACAGATGCTTATTCCAAGCAAATTATGGGCTATAAATTAGATAACAACATGAAAACATCTCTTTGTACAGAAGCTCTTGCTATGGCTATTAAAAACAGAAAATATCCTAATGAAAAACTAATTCATCATTCCGATAGAGGTTTTCAATACTGTAATCCTAAATACACAGCATTTGCCGAAGAAAATGGAATGATAATGAGTATGACAGAACAATATGATCCTTACGAAAATGCAATCGCTGAGAGAATTAATAGAACTTTAAAATATGAATATGGACTTAGAAACTGTATTAAAAACACTGCTATTGCTCAAGAAATCACAAAACAAGCTGTAGATATATACAATAATTTGAGAAAGCATTTTAGCCTAGATTTAAGAAATCCTGCTGACGTACATTTAAATCCTAACATCAAATACAAATCATATCGAAAAAATAAAGTAAATTTACCTGAACTTAAAATTTAA
- a CDS encoding bifunctional adenosylcobinamide kinase/adenosylcobinamide-phosphate guanylyltransferase, giving the protein MIHYISGGERSGKSSYAQKMAENISKTPIYLATSRIWDEDFRARVDKHISDRDDCWTTLEEEKNISAVIADKSTVVVDCVTLWLTNFYVDTKYDIQESLKLAKQEIEKLVEIDANIIIISNEIGMGLHATTESGRKFTELQGWVNQFIAKKANKATFMVSGLPLKLK; this is encoded by the coding sequence ATGATTCATTATATTTCTGGAGGTGAAAGATCTGGTAAGAGTAGTTACGCTCAAAAAATGGCGGAAAACATTTCTAAAACACCTATTTATTTGGCAACATCTAGAATTTGGGATGAAGATTTTAGAGCAAGAGTAGACAAACATATTTCTGATAGAGATGATTGTTGGACGACCCTTGAAGAGGAAAAAAATATTAGTGCTGTTATTGCTGATAAATCAACTGTAGTGGTTGATTGCGTAACATTATGGTTAACAAATTTTTATGTTGATACAAAATACGACATACAAGAATCTTTAAAATTAGCCAAACAAGAAATAGAAAAACTAGTAGAAATTGATGCCAATATCATCATTATTTCTAATGAAATAGGCATGGGACTGCATGCTACCACAGAATCTGGAAGAAAATTTACAGAACTACAAGGTTGGGTAAATCAATTTATTGCAAAAAAAGCTAACAAGGCTACTTTTATGGTTTCTGGATTACCCCTAAAATTAAAATAA
- the cobT gene encoding nicotinate-nucleotide--dimethylbenzimidazole phosphoribosyltransferase: protein MTSTIKPLCKEIQIALQKKIDFKTKPLGSLGLLETIAIKIGSIQNTLTPKIIEPTIVVFAGDHGITKTKGVSPYPQEVTQQMVFNFLNGGAAINVFCKQNNINLKIVDAGVNADFDQNNDLISLKIAKGTKDFSLGKAMTTAQCNLALEKGKEIVNTLFHKNCNTIGFGEMGIGNTSSAALLMSYFTSINIENCVGKGTGLDDKGLQQKKTILKEVYEKHIKNIDSPTEALATFGGFEIVMMAGAILEAAALKMTILIDGFIVTSALLAANAIDKNVLDYCIFTHSSGEQGHQKILDYLNVKPVLNLGLRLGEGTGAAIALPIIESATLFLNEMATFESANISEA from the coding sequence ATGACTTCAACAATTAAACCTCTTTGTAAAGAAATACAAATAGCGCTTCAAAAAAAAATAGATTTTAAAACAAAACCTTTAGGTTCTTTAGGGCTTTTAGAAACAATTGCAATTAAAATAGGAAGCATTCAAAACACACTAACACCAAAAATTATAGAACCAACAATTGTTGTGTTTGCAGGAGATCATGGTATTACAAAGACGAAAGGTGTAAGTCCATATCCACAAGAAGTAACACAACAAATGGTGTTTAATTTCTTAAACGGAGGAGCAGCAATTAATGTTTTTTGTAAACAAAATAACATCAATTTAAAAATTGTCGATGCTGGTGTAAATGCAGATTTTGATCAAAATAATGATTTAATTTCTCTAAAAATTGCTAAAGGGACAAAGGATTTTTCTTTAGGAAAAGCCATGACAACTGCACAATGTAATTTAGCTTTAGAAAAAGGAAAAGAAATTGTAAACACTTTGTTTCATAAAAATTGTAATACGATTGGTTTTGGAGAAATGGGAATTGGAAACACTTCTTCTGCGGCACTTTTAATGAGCTATTTTACATCAATTAATATAGAAAATTGTGTTGGAAAAGGAACAGGTTTAGATGATAAAGGTCTTCAACAAAAAAAGACAATTTTAAAAGAAGTTTACGAAAAACATATAAAAAACATAGACTCACCAACAGAAGCCCTCGCAACTTTTGGTGGTTTCGAAATTGTAATGATGGCTGGTGCTATTTTAGAAGCTGCTGCTTTAAAAATGACTATTTTAATAGATGGTTTTATTGTAACATCTGCATTATTAGCTGCAAATGCTATTGATAAAAACGTATTAGATTATTGTATTTTTACACATTCGTCTGGCGAACAAGGGCATCAAAAAATATTGGATTATTTAAACGTAAAACCTGTTTTAAATTTAGGTTTACGTTTAGGAGAAGGAACTGGCGCTGCAATTGCGCTACCAATTATAGAATCTGCAACATTATTTTTAAACGAAATGGCAACTTTTGAAAGTGCCAATATAAGCGAAGCTTAA
- a CDS encoding adenosylcobinamide-GDP ribazoletransferase, with amino-acid sequence MKKEVHYFLTAILFFTRIPCPKWVGHSSEMLNKSNRYFSLVGILIGFIAAFIYYLATFIFTVEIAIFLSMISSIWATGAFHEDGFADTCDGFGGGWTKEKILTIMKDSRLGTFGVIGLFSILILKFSATQALSLSTINIPLLIISGHAISRFIATILLYTHPYVRDIDSSKIKPTTTQMSKKSLSISFFFGVLPLFFFQNYWVFLCLLPLLITYWYLARFFKKWIGGQTGDCAGALQQVAEVVFYLFLLVLWKFY; translated from the coding sequence ATGAAAAAAGAAGTCCATTATTTTTTAACTGCCATATTATTCTTTACCAGAATTCCATGCCCAAAATGGGTAGGACATTCATCAGAAATGCTAAATAAAAGCAATCGTTACTTTTCTTTAGTAGGTATTTTAATAGGATTTATTGCTGCGTTTATATACTACTTGGCAACTTTTATTTTTACGGTAGAAATTGCAATTTTTTTAAGCATGATTTCTTCTATTTGGGCAACAGGTGCTTTTCATGAAGATGGCTTTGCAGATACTTGCGATGGTTTTGGTGGTGGCTGGACCAAAGAAAAGATTTTAACAATAATGAAAGATTCTAGATTAGGAACTTTTGGTGTTATAGGATTATTTTCAATTCTTATTTTAAAATTTTCAGCAACACAAGCATTAAGTCTTTCTACTATAAATATTCCATTACTTATTATTTCTGGTCATGCAATTAGTCGTTTTATAGCTACTATCCTACTCTACACGCATCCTTATGTTAGAGATATTGATAGTTCTAAAATAAAACCAACAACAACACAAATGAGTAAAAAATCTTTATCGATTTCTTTCTTTTTTGGCGTTTTACCACTTTTCTTTTTTCAAAATTACTGGGTATTTCTATGCCTTTTACCACTATTAATAACCTATTGGTATTTAGCAAGATTTTTTAAAAAGTGGATTGGTGGTCAAACAGGAGATTGTGCAGGTGCTTTACAACAAGTTGCCGAAGTTGTTTTTTATCTTTTTTTACTTGTTTTATGGAAATTTTATTAA